From one Acidobacteriota bacterium genomic stretch:
- a CDS encoding DUF1573 domain-containing protein, giving the protein MRRDASRSREEMTMPIPAARAWLTALVAIPAALAVAAPPAAEGKAPRLVVEKESIDIGAVRAGEDAVATFVLRNEGDAPLHVLRAKPS; this is encoded by the coding sequence ATGCGCCGGGACGCATCCCGGTCCCGGGAGGAGATGACGATGCCGATCCCCGCCGCGCGTGCGTGGCTGACGGCCCTCGTAGCGATTCCGGCGGCGCTGGCGGTTGCGGCGCCGCCGGCCGCGGAGGGGAAAGCTCCGCGTCTCGTCGTCGAGAAGGAGAGCATCGACATCGGGGCGGTGCGCGCGGGCGAGGATGCGGTGGCGACCTTCGTCCTTCGGAACGAGGGTGACGCCCCCCTCCACGTGCTGCGAGCGAAACCGAGCTGA
- a CDS encoding HD domain-containing protein — translation MRDPMRREVHPQGCVVPPKPSDDRSFRCRMDRCPRIGPNCLFSIKLPGVSHRRGSTSDSSSAPGLRRPEGPGRRHLGQVLLFRRVAQRLAPRGLTSLSGRPGGPGAGHRPPSSHCSRESPGRSRPGERPPRRAGAGAGLKPASWWAEEPAGGDRCRGRSRAGGAVSTPNEAGMPDAAVKTGFFRIPLDQLKADTILGFDLYIQHGSQEPVLFRARRLSFTEEHRARLERSGSEALLVPEAQRPDYEAYVQEHSAAPAAPPLRPREEIQKELAAVTDPKRPLRRRCRIVLDTSRELLQHAFIDPSVPGLPESMHDLAKSTGHLLLAERDALRRLVSMFRLDYETISHSTNTAVYTVALARAGGIEDPVQLAAIGRAALVHDIGMAAAGEERPPGAPDALRDHPEAGARILEEAGWNDGLCLEVCRAHHERYDGSGYPRGLKGGIIHPVARMVAIADTYDELTSARPGWVPLTGFQALWKMSREMSGRFDPGYLELFIRMLLGEEGRAHRPR, via the coding sequence GTGCGCGATCCGATGCGTCGTGAAGTGCATCCGCAAGGGTGCGTCGTCCCGCCGAAGCCTTCGGACGATCGGAGCTTCCGCTGTCGAATGGACCGATGCCCGAGGATCGGGCCGAACTGTCTGTTTTCCATCAAGTTGCCTGGCGTTTCGCACCGTCGAGGGAGCACCTCCGACTCGTCGAGCGCTCCCGGGTTGCGGCGGCCGGAAGGCCCCGGGCGGCGCCATCTCGGGCAAGTCCTTCTTTTCCGTCGGGTTGCGCAGCGACTCGCGCCTCGAGGGCTCACCTCCCTCTCGGGGCGCCCCGGCGGCCCCGGTGCCGGCCACCGACCGCCGTCATCGCACTGTTCGCGCGAGTCCCCGGGGCGATCTCGCCCCGGCGAGCGTCCGCCCCGCCGGGCCGGGGCCGGGGCCGGCCTCAAGCCTGCTTCCTGGTGGGCCGAAGAGCCCGCCGGGGGAGATCGGTGCCGGGGTCGATCCCGGGCCGGTGGGGCGGTCTCGACCCCGAACGAGGCAGGCATGCCCGATGCCGCGGTCAAGACCGGCTTCTTCCGGATCCCGCTCGACCAGCTCAAGGCCGACACGATTCTCGGGTTCGACCTGTACATCCAGCATGGATCTCAGGAACCGGTCCTGTTCCGGGCGCGCCGCCTTTCCTTCACCGAAGAGCACCGGGCCCGGCTCGAGCGCAGCGGCAGCGAGGCCCTCCTCGTGCCGGAAGCCCAGCGGCCGGACTACGAAGCTTACGTGCAGGAGCACTCCGCGGCGCCGGCCGCGCCGCCGCTCCGGCCCCGCGAAGAGATCCAGAAGGAGCTCGCCGCGGTCACCGACCCGAAGCGCCCCCTCCGGCGCCGGTGCCGCATCGTTCTCGACACCTCACGCGAGCTTCTCCAGCACGCGTTCATCGACCCATCCGTCCCGGGGCTTCCCGAGTCGATGCACGACTTGGCGAAGAGCACCGGCCACCTCTTGCTGGCCGAGCGCGATGCGCTCCGGCGCCTCGTCTCGATGTTCCGGCTCGACTACGAGACGATCAGCCACTCGACCAACACCGCCGTGTACACCGTGGCCCTGGCGCGCGCCGGTGGCATCGAGGATCCGGTCCAGCTCGCCGCGATCGGCCGCGCAGCCCTCGTGCACGACATCGGAATGGCGGCCGCCGGCGAGGAGCGGCCTCCGGGTGCACCCGACGCACTTCGGGACCATCCGGAGGCGGGGGCCCGGATCCTGGAAGAAGCCGGTTGGAACGACGGGCTCTGCCTCGAGGTGTGCCGGGCCCACCACGAGCGTTACGACGGCTCGGGTTACCCGCGCGGGCTCAAGGGCGGGATCATCCACCCCGTGGCCCGGATGGTGGCCATCGCCGACACCTACGACGAGCTGACCTCCGCGCGGCCGGGCTGGGTTCCGCTGACCGGGTTCCAGGCCCTCTGGAAGATGAGCCGGGAGATGTCGGGCCGCTTCGACCCGGGGTACCTGGAGCTGTTCATCCGGATGCTCCTCGGCGAAGAGGGCCGCGCGCACCGGCCGAGGTAG
- a CDS encoding amidohydrolase: protein MADSEILAGRLAAAVRSGGRGALAERLLQHQRALHAIPELAYEEHRTARYLARALEAAGLVPRTGVGGTGVVASLEGGPGPTVLVRADMDGLPIHEAPDHDPRSGIPGRMHACGHDGHMAIVLTLAERLTAVREELPGRILFLFQPAEEAGQGGPSGAQRLCEEGLLDAEGVDYVLGLHLWSYYPLGTVVVPDRFVMASSDEFRIRVIGKGGHAAVPHAARDAVLAASQIVVALQAVCARDVDPLAPAVVSVGSIHAGTAPNVLPEAAELSGTFRAPDAETRERLRRRIVETAEAIARARNVRVEIGFAGGYPPTVNDPRCAARVREALRPVFGEKVATGPPTMASEDFAFYLERRPGVFCLLGMRDEESGAVHPHHAPAFRIAPDALPLGLEVLLRGAAALLSG, encoded by the coding sequence ATGGCGGACTCGGAGATCCTGGCCGGGCGACTCGCCGCCGCGGTTCGGTCGGGGGGGCGGGGCGCGCTCGCCGAACGCCTGTTGCAGCACCAGCGGGCCTTGCACGCGATCCCGGAGCTCGCCTACGAGGAGCACCGGACGGCCCGCTACCTCGCTCGTGCCCTCGAGGCCGCCGGTCTGGTCCCCAGGACCGGTGTGGGCGGAACCGGTGTGGTGGCGTCGCTCGAGGGGGGGCCCGGCCCCACGGTGCTCGTCCGCGCCGACATGGACGGCTTGCCGATCCACGAGGCGCCCGATCACGATCCGCGATCCGGGATCCCGGGACGGATGCATGCCTGCGGCCACGACGGCCACATGGCGATCGTGCTCACACTGGCCGAGCGCCTGACGGCGGTGCGGGAAGAGCTGCCGGGCCGGATCCTGTTCCTGTTCCAGCCGGCGGAGGAGGCGGGCCAGGGAGGCCCGAGCGGGGCGCAGCGGCTGTGCGAGGAGGGGCTCCTCGACGCCGAAGGGGTCGACTACGTCCTCGGGCTTCACCTCTGGAGCTATTACCCGCTGGGAACCGTGGTCGTCCCAGACCGGTTCGTGATGGCCTCTTCCGACGAGTTCCGGATCCGGGTCATCGGAAAGGGGGGGCATGCGGCCGTGCCGCACGCCGCTCGCGACGCCGTCCTCGCCGCTTCCCAGATCGTCGTCGCGCTGCAGGCGGTCTGTGCCCGTGACGTCGATCCCCTGGCGCCGGCGGTCGTCTCCGTCGGATCGATCCACGCGGGCACGGCGCCGAACGTGCTCCCGGAAGCGGCCGAGCTCAGCGGAACGTTCCGGGCGCCGGATGCGGAGACCCGGGAGCGGCTCCGCCGGAGGATCGTCGAGACGGCCGAAGCGATCGCGCGAGCGCGCAATGTCCGGGTCGAGATCGGATTCGCGGGCGGGTACCCGCCCACCGTCAACGATCCGCGCTGCGCGGCGAGGGTGCGGGAGGCGCTGCGGCCGGTCTTCGGCGAGAAGGTCGCGACGGGCCCCCCCACGATGGCGAGCGAGGACTTCGCCTTCTACCTCGAGCGGCGGCCGGGGGTCTTTTGCCTGCTCGGGATGCGCGACGAGGAGTCGGGTGCGGTGCACCCGCACCACGCGCCCGCCTTCCGCATCGCTCCGGACG